The Actinomycetes bacterium genome contains the following window.
CCCCCATCCCCGCGCCGCTGGATACCGAAGCGGAGATCTGGGCGGCACTCGTGCTAGGGCTGCGCGACTATGTCCGCAAGAACGGGTTTACCTCAGTGGTGTTGGGACTGTCCGGTGGGATCGACTCTGCGGTGGTAGCCGCGCTAGCCTGCGATGCCCTCGGCCCAGACCACGTGCACGCGGTGTCGTTGCCCAGTTCGTATTCCTCGCAACACTCGCAAGATGACGCAGCGCTGCTCGCGGAGCGCACTGACTTGCAGTTCCGCACCGTACCGATCGCCGACATGGTGGCAGCGTTTCAAAATTCATTGGGACTCACCGGCTTAGCTGAAGAGAACCTGCAGGCGCGGGTCCGCGGCGTGACACTCATGGGAATCTCGAATCAAGAAGGCCACCTGGTGTTGGCTACCGGCAACAAGACTGAACTGTCGGTCGGCTACTCGACGATCTACGGCGATGCGGTCGGTGGCTTCGCTCCGATCAAGGACATCCCCAAAACTCTCGTGTGGGGACTAGCTCGCTGGCGCAACGAGCAAGCTCGCCGTGAGAACCAGCCGGAGCCAATTCCGCAATCCAGCATCGACAAGCCACCGAGTGCGGAACTTCGCCCAGACCAGTTGGACTCCGACTCACTCCCGGACTATGCGGTGCTCGACGACATTTTGGATGACTACGTGGAACAGGATCGTGGTGTTGCGGAACTCGTCGCGCAAGGTTTCGACGCTGCACTAGTCCGCGACGTGGTGCGGATGACCGATTCTGCCGAGTACAAGCGGCGCCAGTACCCACCTGGTCCGAAGGTAAGTCTTCGGGCGTTTGGTCGGGATCGGCGGCTGCCGATTACGAACCGCTGGCGGGAGGCGACTTCGGATCAGTAGCGGGCGGGGTCGAGTCGGTTTTAGCCGCCAGACCCTCTTCCGCCAAAACCTCTTCGCTGGTGTCTCCATCCTCGTCGTCCCAAGTGTCGGTTGGAGATTGATCCCCCTGTTGTGGCGGCTTGATGGCTGGTAGCAGCGTGAACACCAACACCACCGCCACCGTCACGCTCACGGCGCTCAACAGCATAGTGGCGTGTGAGGCCGACACAAATGCCTCATAGGCGGCCTGCCGCACCTGCTCGAGCTGCTCAACAGGGAGTCCTTGTTGCGACTCCAGACCGGTCAAGATGGCTTCGGTGGCAACCACTGATTGCTCGGCTTCATCCGCCGGGAAATCCGCGGGCAGATCGGCGAATGCTGGTGCCACATTGTCGGCGTAGCGGGAACCCAACACACTGCCAACGACCGCAACGCCCAACGCACCAGCTAGTTGTCGCACTGTGTTTTGCACCGCCGAGCCGGCACCTGCACGGCTCAGCGGCAGAACGTTCTGCATAACGGCGGTGGCGGGCGAGATCACCGATCCCATGCCGAGTCCGAAAAGGAAGAATCCCAGCAGCAGCAACGGGATACTAGACTCCAGATCCAACTGAGTCATGGCATACAACGTCACCGCCACGAAGATCAGCCCTGTTCCCATCACTGCTTTGTAGCCAAACCGGTCCACCGCTTTCGCACTGCGGGGCGCAGAAATCAACTGACCGACCGCGAACGGGAGGAACATCAGCCCGGCGGTTAACGTGTCGAAACCGCGCACGATCTGTAGGTAGAACGGCAGCGTAAACGTCAAACCCATCAAGGCAAAGAACGCCAGGCACACCGCTGTCAGACTGATCGCATAACCGCGGTTGCGGAACAGCGACACGTCAAAGGACTTGTGCTCACTACGGGATTCGTAAAGCAGGAACCCCGCCAGGAGTGCGATACCGGCCACGACGGGCACGATCACCCCGGCAGTCAACCATGCGGTTTCAGCCGAGGAATGAATGATGCCGTAGACCAGGAGCAACATCCCGACGAAACTCAATACGAGGCCGATTAAGTCCAGCGGTGAGGGTTCTGGGTTTCTGGTTTCGGGCACCACACGCAGCACTCCGATCAGACCGATGATCACCACTGGCACGTTGATCAGGAAGACCGATCCCCAGTCGTTGCCAGTCAGCCAGTTGCTCCATTCTGGGTGTTGCAGCAGTAGCCCACCCAATACCGGACCCAGCGCAACAGCTCCGCCTACCGCAGCCGCCCAGATTCCGATGGCTCGCCCCCGCTCAGCGGGCGGGAACACAACGGTGATGATGGCCAGCGTGACTGGCATGACTGCAGCACCACCGATCCCCATGATGCCGCGAGTGACTACTAACCACTCCGGAGTTGGCGAGAACGCCGACAATGCACTAGCTGCCCCGAACACCAGCAATCCAATAATGATGATGCGTTTGCGGCCGTACCGGTCGCCAAGCACGCCCCAGGTGTAAAGCAAAGCAGCGAACACCACGATGTAGGCATCGACTGCCCACACCAACTCACTCTGGGTCGCTTGTAGATCCTCTTGGATGGTGGGCAACGCGATATTCAGCACCGTGTTGTCCAACACGACGATCAGCAAACTGACCATCAGCACCCCAAGGATGGCCCAACGCCGCGGATGGCCGGTGCCGTCAGTCATCCAGGCGTCATCGGTGGACCGGCGTACTTCCGAACTGCTTTCGGTCATGTCGGTCCGTCTCCGATCTCGGGGGCTCCCCTGAACCATAGTCGCCCCCGCGCAGTTAGGCCGCGAGCGATACCTGCTGAGCGGGAACTCAACCGTCGGATTCCGAAGCGGCCGAACCCGACACTCCAATCGGGTTGGTAGGTATTGCGGTACGCCGACCCGAAATGTCACACTTTCGGTGTCGCGGTGACCCGAACGAGGCATCGACGATGTGGAGGCATCATGTCATCCGATTCGCCGTCTTCAGTTTACGGCAGCATCACCGGTCGCCGGATTTCCATTACTGATCTCGCTCGCGCGAAAGTCGCTGAGGAGAAGTGGACCATGGTCACCGCCTACGACGCGCTGGTCGCCGGGACCTTGGAAGAGGCTGGTGTACCAGTACTACTCGTAGGCGACTCTGCCGCGATGGTGGTTTTCGGTCACGATTCCACGCTGCCGGTCACCTTGGACGAGATGGTCATGCTGACCGCGGGGGTGGTCCGGGGCACCCAACGCAGCCTGGTGGTGGCAGACCTGCCCTTCGGCAGCTACCAGGAATCACCGGAGCAGGCGCTGCGCTCCGCCACCCGGTTGATGAAGGAAGCCGGCGCGCAAGCGGTCAAATTGGAAGGT
Protein-coding sequences here:
- a CDS encoding NAD+ synthase; its protein translation is MAPIRLALAQINPTVGDLAGNSALILAQCRAAAEAGADVALLPEMALTGYPIEDLALRDSFIEASRDAGLALAAALMTNGLGELTVVFGLLDRAAETQPGLGSPRNAPTNAVWVLHGGEIIAQYRKHHLPNYGVFDEYRYFVPGDQPGIIEVAGRTIALAVCEDLWQSGGPVDWARQAGAELLLVLNGSPYEQAKDDVRLELCQQRAAEAGCAVAYANLFGGQDELVFDGDSLVVSANGTLIARSPRFQPDLLIVDMPESGPPVAITPIPAPLDTEAEIWAALVLGLRDYVRKNGFTSVVLGLSGGIDSAVVAALACDALGPDHVHAVSLPSSYSSQHSQDDAALLAERTDLQFRTVPIADMVAAFQNSLGLTGLAEENLQARVRGVTLMGISNQEGHLVLATGNKTELSVGYSTIYGDAVGGFAPIKDIPKTLVWGLARWRNEQARRENQPEPIPQSSIDKPPSAELRPDQLDSDSLPDYAVLDDILDDYVEQDRGVAELVAQGFDAALVRDVVRMTDSAEYKRRQYPPGPKVSLRAFGRDRRLPITNRWREATSDQ
- a CDS encoding MFS transporter is translated as MTESSSEVRRSTDDAWMTDGTGHPRRWAILGVLMVSLLIVVLDNTVLNIALPTIQEDLQATQSELVWAVDAYIVVFAALLYTWGVLGDRYGRKRIIIIGLLVFGAASALSAFSPTPEWLVVTRGIMGIGGAAVMPVTLAIITVVFPPAERGRAIGIWAAAVGGAVALGPVLGGLLLQHPEWSNWLTGNDWGSVFLINVPVVIIGLIGVLRVVPETRNPEPSPLDLIGLVLSFVGMLLLVYGIIHSSAETAWLTAGVIVPVVAGIALLAGFLLYESRSEHKSFDVSLFRNRGYAISLTAVCLAFFALMGLTFTLPFYLQIVRGFDTLTAGLMFLPFAVGQLISAPRSAKAVDRFGYKAVMGTGLIFVAVTLYAMTQLDLESSIPLLLLGFFLFGLGMGSVISPATAVMQNVLPLSRAGAGSAVQNTVRQLAGALGVAVVGSVLGSRYADNVAPAFADLPADFPADEAEQSVVATEAILTGLESQQGLPVEQLEQVRQAAYEAFVSASHATMLLSAVSVTVAVVLVFTLLPAIKPPQQGDQSPTDTWDDEDGDTSEEVLAEEGLAAKTDSTPPATDPKSPPASGS